A DNA window from Rhodococcus sp. Z13 contains the following coding sequences:
- a CDS encoding DNA-directed RNA polymerase subunit beta', producing MLDVNFFDELRIGLATAEDIRNWSYGEVKKPETINYRTLKPEKDGLFCEKIFGPTRDWECYCGKYKRVRFKGIICERCGVEVTRAKVRRERMGHIELAAPVTHIWYFKGVPSRLGYLLDLAPKDLEKIIYFAAYVITSVDDELRHNELSTLEAEMEVEKKSVADQRDADLEARAQKLEADLAELEAEGAKSDVRRKVKDGGEREMRQIRDRAQRELDRLDEIWSTFTKLKPKDLIVDEMIYRELQDRYGEYFTGAMGAEAIQKLIENFDIDAEAESLREVIRSGKGQKKLRALKRLKVVAAFQQSGNSPMGMVLDAVPVIPPELRPMVQLDGGRFATSDLNDLYRRVINRNNRLKRLIDLGAPEIIVNNEKRMLQESVDALFDNGRRGRPVTGPGNRPLKSLSDLLKGKQGRFRQNLLGKRVDYSGRSVIVVGPQLKLHQCGLPKLMALELFKPFVMKRLVDLNHAQNIKSAKRMVERQRPQVWDVLEEVINEHPVLLNRAPTLHRLGIQAFEPQLVEGKAIQLHPLVCEAFNADFDGDQMAVHLPLSAEAQAEARILMLSSNNILSPASGRPLAMPRLDMVTGLFHLTRLVEDAAGAYKPATSEEPEQGVYSSPAEAIMAVDRGVLSVQAPIKVRLTQLRPPREVEDELFPEGWKYGQPWTTHTTLGRVMFNELLPTNYPFVNDVMPKKRQAAIINDLAERYPMIVVAQTVDKLKDAGFYWATRSGVTVSMADVLVPPEKKDILERYETQADAIQRQYDRGKLSEDERRDSLVKLWQEATEEVGQAMEAHYPDDNPIPTIVKSGAAGNMTQIRSLSGMKGLVTNPKGEFIPRPIKSSFREGLTVAEYFINTHGARKGLADTALRTADSGYLTRRLVDVSQDVIVREVDCGTPRGIEMTIAEPARDATGQPTGELVRDAHIETSTYARTLAADAVDANGNVVVERGSDLGDPAIEALLAAGIQKVKVRSVLTCDTGTGVCATCYGRSMATGKLVDIGEAVGIVAAQSIGEPGTQLTMRTFHQGGVGEDITGGLPRVQELFEARIPKGKAPIADVSGRIRLEDDDRFYKITIIPDDGGEEVVYDKLSKRQRLHVIRKADGTEGVLADGDHVEVGQQLLEGAADPHEVLRVMGPRQVQVHLVHEVQEVYRSQGVSIHDKHIEVIVRQMLRRVTIIDSGSTEFLPGSLVERSEFEAANRRVVQEGGEPAAGRPVLMGITKASLATDSWLSAASFQETTRVLTDAAINCRSDKLIGLKENVIIGKLIPAGTGINKYRNIQVQPTEEARAAAYAIPAYDDQYYSPDGFGQNTGAAVPLDDYGYSNDYR from the coding sequence GTGCTCGACGTCAACTTCTTCGATGAACTGCGGATCGGCCTGGCCACCGCCGAGGACATCCGCAACTGGTCGTACGGCGAGGTCAAGAAGCCCGAGACCATCAACTACCGCACGCTCAAGCCCGAGAAGGACGGCTTGTTCTGCGAGAAGATCTTCGGTCCCACCCGGGACTGGGAGTGCTACTGCGGCAAGTACAAGCGTGTCCGCTTCAAGGGCATCATCTGCGAGCGCTGCGGCGTCGAGGTGACCCGCGCCAAGGTCCGCCGCGAGCGCATGGGCCACATCGAGCTCGCCGCGCCGGTGACCCACATCTGGTACTTCAAGGGTGTGCCGAGCCGTCTCGGCTACCTGCTCGACCTCGCGCCGAAGGATCTCGAGAAGATCATCTACTTCGCCGCGTACGTCATCACCTCGGTCGACGACGAGCTGCGCCACAACGAACTCTCCACTCTCGAGGCCGAGATGGAGGTCGAGAAGAAGTCGGTCGCCGACCAGCGCGACGCCGACCTGGAGGCCCGCGCCCAGAAGCTCGAGGCCGACCTGGCCGAGCTCGAGGCCGAAGGTGCCAAGTCCGACGTCCGCCGCAAGGTCAAGGACGGCGGCGAGCGCGAGATGCGTCAGATCCGCGACCGGGCGCAGCGTGAGCTGGACCGCCTGGACGAGATCTGGAGCACCTTCACCAAGCTGAAGCCGAAGGATCTGATCGTCGACGAGATGATCTACCGGGAGCTGCAGGACCGCTACGGCGAGTACTTCACCGGTGCCATGGGCGCCGAGGCGATCCAGAAGCTCATCGAGAACTTCGACATCGACGCCGAGGCCGAGTCGCTGCGCGAGGTCATCCGCAGCGGCAAGGGCCAGAAGAAGCTGCGCGCCCTCAAGCGCCTGAAGGTCGTCGCGGCCTTCCAGCAGTCGGGCAACTCCCCGATGGGCATGGTCCTCGACGCCGTTCCGGTGATCCCGCCGGAGCTGCGCCCGATGGTGCAGCTCGACGGTGGCCGCTTCGCGACCTCCGACCTCAACGACCTGTACCGCCGCGTCATCAACCGCAACAACCGCCTCAAGCGACTGATCGACCTCGGTGCCCCCGAGATCATCGTCAACAACGAGAAGCGGATGCTGCAGGAATCCGTCGACGCCCTGTTCGACAACGGCCGTCGTGGCCGGCCGGTCACCGGTCCCGGTAACCGGCCGCTCAAGTCGCTGTCCGATCTGCTCAAGGGCAAGCAGGGCCGCTTCCGTCAGAACCTGCTCGGTAAGCGCGTCGACTACTCGGGCCGTTCGGTCATCGTCGTCGGTCCGCAGCTCAAGCTGCACCAGTGCGGTCTGCCGAAGCTCATGGCGCTCGAGCTGTTCAAGCCGTTCGTGATGAAGCGTCTGGTCGACCTCAACCACGCGCAGAACATCAAGTCCGCCAAGCGCATGGTCGAGCGTCAGCGCCCGCAGGTGTGGGACGTCCTCGAAGAGGTCATCAACGAGCACCCGGTGCTGCTGAACCGTGCACCCACGCTGCACCGCCTCGGCATCCAGGCGTTCGAGCCGCAGCTCGTCGAGGGCAAGGCCATCCAGCTGCACCCGCTCGTGTGTGAGGCCTTCAACGCCGACTTCGACGGTGACCAGATGGCCGTGCACCTCCCGCTGTCCGCGGAGGCGCAGGCCGAGGCCCGCATCCTGATGCTGTCCTCGAACAACATCCTGTCGCCGGCATCGGGCCGCCCGCTCGCCATGCCGCGTCTGGACATGGTCACGGGTCTGTTCCACCTGACCCGCCTCGTCGAGGACGCCGCCGGCGCCTACAAGCCCGCGACGTCCGAGGAGCCGGAGCAGGGTGTGTACTCGTCGCCGGCCGAGGCCATCATGGCCGTCGACCGCGGTGTGCTGTCGGTCCAGGCCCCGATCAAGGTGCGCCTGACGCAGCTGCGTCCGCCGCGCGAGGTCGAGGACGAGCTGTTCCCCGAGGGCTGGAAGTACGGTCAGCCGTGGACCACGCACACGACCCTCGGCCGCGTGATGTTCAACGAGCTGCTGCCGACGAACTACCCGTTCGTCAACGACGTCATGCCGAAGAAGCGTCAGGCCGCGATCATCAACGATCTCGCCGAGCGCTACCCGATGATCGTCGTCGCGCAGACCGTCGACAAGCTCAAGGACGCCGGTTTCTACTGGGCGACCCGGTCGGGCGTGACGGTCTCGATGGCGGACGTGCTCGTTCCGCCGGAGAAGAAGGACATCCTGGAGCGGTACGAGACGCAGGCCGACGCGATCCAGCGGCAGTACGACCGAGGCAAGCTCTCGGAGGACGAGCGTCGCGACTCGCTGGTCAAGCTGTGGCAGGAAGCGACCGAAGAGGTCGGTCAGGCCATGGAGGCGCACTACCCGGACGACAACCCGATCCCGACGATCGTCAAGTCCGGTGCTGCGGGCAACATGACCCAGATCCGCTCGCTGTCGGGCATGAAGGGTCTGGTGACGAACCCGAAGGGCGAGTTCATCCCGCGCCCGATCAAGTCCTCGTTCCGCGAGGGCCTGACCGTCGCCGAGTACTTCATCAACACGCACGGTGCGCGTAAGGGTCTGGCCGACACCGCTCTCCGTACCGCCGACTCAGGTTACCTGACCCGTCGTCTGGTCGACGTGTCGCAGGACGTCATCGTCCGCGAGGTCGACTGCGGCACGCCGCGCGGTATCGAGATGACCATCGCCGAGCCCGCTCGCGACGCCACCGGTCAGCCGACCGGCGAGCTCGTGCGCGACGCTCACATCGAGACCAGCACCTACGCCCGCACCCTGGCTGCGGACGCGGTCGACGCGAACGGCAACGTCGTCGTCGAGCGTGGTTCCGACCTGGGCGACCCGGCCATCGAGGCGCTGCTCGCGGCCGGCATCCAGAAGGTCAAGGTCCGCTCGGTCCTGACCTGCGACACCGGCACCGGCGTCTGCGCGACCTGCTACGGCCGTTCGATGGCGACCGGCAAGCTCGTCGACATCGGCGAGGCCGTCGGTATCGTCGCCGCCCAGTCGATCGGTGAGCCCGGTACGCAGCTGACGATGCGTACCTTCCACCAGGGTGGCGTCGGTGAGGACATCACCGGTGGTCTGCCCCGCGTCCAGGAGCTGTTCGAGGCCCGCATCCCGAAGGGTAAGGCCCCGATCGCGGACGTGTCCGGCCGCATCCGTCTCGAGGACGACGATCGGTTCTACAAGATCACGATCATCCCCGACGACGGTGGCGAGGAGGTCGTGTACGACAAGCTGTCCAAGCGTCAGCGTCTGCACGTCATCCGCAAGGCCGACGGCACCGAGGGTGTTCTGGCGGACGGCGACCACGTGGAGGTCGGTCAGCAGCTCCTCGAGGGTGCTGCCGATCCGCACGAGGTGCTGCGCGTCATGGGCCCGCGTCAGGTCCAGGTCCACCTGGTCCACGAGGTCCAGGAGGTCTACCGGAGCCAGGGCGTGTCGATCCACGACAAGCACATCGAGGTCATCGTGCGCCAGATGCTGCGTCGCGTGACGATCATCGACTCGGGTTCGACGGAGTTCCTGCCCGGTTCGCTCGTCGAGCGCAGCGAGTTCGAGGCCGCGAACCGTCGTGTGGTCCAGGAGGGTGGCGAGCCGGCTGCCGGCCGTCCGGTCCTCATGGGTATCACGAAGGCGTCGCTGGCCACCGACTCGTGGCTGTCGGCCGCGTCCTTCCAGGAGACCACTCGCGTCCTGACCGACGCGGCGATCAACTGCCGCTCGGACAAGCTGATCGGTCTCAAGGAGAACGTGATCATCGGCAAGCTGATCCCGGCCGGTACCGGCATCAACAAGTACCGGAACATCCAGGTTCAGCCGACAGAGGAAGCGCGTGCTGCCGCCTACGCCATCCCGGCGTACGACGACCAGTACTACTCGCCGGACGGCTTCGGCCAGAACACCGGCGCTGCGGTTCCGCTGGACGACTACGGTTACTCCAACGACTACCGGTAG
- a CDS encoding acyl-[acyl-carrier-protein] thioesterase, with protein sequence MAEPTSVTEKPWTQPLSPLPEGATPFSTERTVRTGDVDTDHRLRLDGVARYLQDIGTDNLAAVDAADTDPLWIVRRTVVDVLRPARYGDRLRLRRWCDALSTRWANVRVRLDAPEGDDEGPLIETSAFWIDIGPTSGAPTRISDPLFEHMARYAHDTRLKWRAWLPDRVPADVDDTRPFPLRATDLDPFGHVNNAVYWHAVEEVLATRPEPPAAPYRAVIEHLRPIGGGEKLTLQTRHDPGGTTVWFTVGDGIRAVAWLAQI encoded by the coding sequence ATGGCCGAGCCGACGTCCGTCACCGAGAAACCGTGGACGCAGCCGCTGTCACCGCTCCCGGAGGGCGCCACCCCCTTCTCCACCGAACGCACGGTCCGCACCGGTGACGTCGACACCGACCACCGGCTGCGCCTCGACGGCGTGGCCCGCTACCTGCAGGACATCGGCACCGACAATCTCGCGGCGGTCGACGCGGCCGACACCGATCCGCTGTGGATCGTCCGGCGCACCGTCGTCGACGTACTCCGTCCCGCCCGGTACGGCGACCGGCTCCGGCTGCGCCGCTGGTGCGACGCGCTGTCCACCCGCTGGGCGAACGTGCGGGTGCGCCTCGACGCTCCCGAGGGCGACGACGAGGGCCCGCTGATCGAGACCTCCGCCTTCTGGATCGACATCGGCCCGACCTCCGGCGCCCCCACCCGCATCAGCGACCCACTGTTCGAGCACATGGCGCGGTACGCGCACGACACGAGGCTCAAATGGCGGGCCTGGCTGCCCGACCGCGTCCCCGCGGACGTGGACGACACGCGCCCCTTCCCGCTACGGGCCACCGACCTCGACCCGTTCGGGCACGTCAACAACGCCGTCTACTGGCACGCCGTCGAGGAGGTTCTCGCGACCCGGCCCGAACCACCGGCCGCGCCCTACCGCGCGGTGATCGAGCACCTGCGGCCCATCGGCGGCGGCGAGAAACTCACCCTGCAGACCCGGCACGACCCCGGGGGGACGACGGTGTGGTTCACCGTGGGCGACGGCATCCGCGCGGTCGCATGGCTCGCGCAGATCTAG
- a CDS encoding SixA phosphatase family protein: MTRTLILLRHGKSAYPDDVDDRDRPLSPRGRREAGLAGRWIRANLPPVDAVLCSPATRTRKTLAEAAVEAPVDYLESLYGADPDTLVAAIRAVPDDVHTLLVVGHEPTLSATALGLITDHGNDAAHQVAEKFPTSAVAVLTVPGSWSELAPRSGAELVGFHIAR; encoded by the coding sequence ATGACCCGTACCCTGATCTTGCTGCGTCACGGCAAGTCCGCGTACCCGGACGACGTGGACGATCGCGATCGGCCCCTGTCCCCGCGCGGGCGCCGCGAAGCCGGGCTGGCCGGCCGCTGGATCCGGGCGAACCTGCCCCCGGTGGACGCAGTGCTGTGCTCCCCCGCGACCCGCACCCGCAAGACCCTCGCCGAAGCCGCCGTCGAGGCACCCGTCGACTATCTCGAGAGCCTGTACGGCGCCGACCCCGACACCCTCGTCGCCGCGATCCGGGCCGTCCCCGACGACGTGCACACCCTGCTGGTCGTCGGGCACGAGCCGACGCTGTCGGCGACCGCACTCGGGTTGATCACCGACCACGGCAACGACGCCGCCCATCAGGTCGCCGAGAAGTTCCCCACCTCGGCGGTGGCCGTGCTCACCGTGCCGGGCTCGTGGTCGGAACTGGCCCCGCGCAGCGGCGCCGAACTGGTCGGCTTCCACATCGCCCGCTGA
- a CDS encoding DNA-directed RNA polymerase subunit beta, translating to MLEGRILAVSSQTKAVAGIPGAPARVSFAKIREPLEVPGLLDLQTDSFEWLIGSERWRAKAAERGDGPVVGGLEEVLEEISPIEDFSGSMSLSFSDPRFDEVKASVEECKDKDMTYAAPLFVTAEFINNNTGEIKSQTVFMGDFPMMTDKGTFIINGTERVVVSQLVRSPGVYFDKTVDKSTEKDLHSVKVIPGRGAWLEFDVDKRDTVGVRIDRKRRQPVTVLLKALGWSTEQIVERFGFSEIMMSTLEKDNTAGTDEALLDIYRKLRPGEPPTKESAQTLLENLFFKDKRYDLARVGRYKINRKLGLNAGQPIQASTLTEEDIVATIEYLVRLHAGETKMTVPGGVEVPVEVDDIDHFGNRRLRTVGELIQNQIRVGLSRMERVVRERMTTQDVEAITPQSLINIRPVVAAIKEFFGTSQLSQFMDQNNPLSGLTHKRRLSALGPGGLSRERAGLEVRDVHPSHYGRMCPIETPEGPNIGLIGSLSVYARVNPFGFIETPYRKVVDGVVTDEVEYLTADEEDRYLIAQANSPVTSENRFAEDRVLVRKKGAEIEYVPADQVEYMDVSPRQMVSVATAMIPFLEHDDANRALMGANMQRQAVPLVRSEAPVVGTGMELRAAVDAGDVIVTEKSGVIEEVSADFITVMADDGTRKTYRLRKFERSNQGTCANQRPIVDEGQRVEAGQVLADGPCTENGEMALGKNLLVAIMPWEGHNYEDAIILSQRLVEEDVLTSIHIEEHEIDARDTKLGAEEITRDIPNVSDEVLADLDERGIVRIGAEVRDGDILVGKVTPKGETELTPEERLLRAIFGEKAREVRDTSLKVPHGESGKVIGVRVFSREDDDDLPPGVNELVRVYVAQKRKIQDGDKLAGRHGNKGVIGKILPQEDMPFLPDGTPVDIILNTHGVPRRMNIGQVLETHLGWIGKAGWKIQVADDGSRPEWAQNLSEEMLAAEPNTNIATPVFDGAREEELTGLLSSTLPNRDGEVMVGPDGKATLFDGRSGEPFPYPVSVGYMYIIKLHHLVDDKIHARSTGPYSMITQQPLGGKAQFGGQRFGEMECWAMQAYGAAYTLQELLTIKSDDVVGRVKVYEAIVKGENIPEPGIPESFKVLLKELQSLCLNVEVLSSDGAAIAMADGDDEDLERAAANLGINLSRNESATVDDLAN from the coding sequence GTGCTGGAAGGACGCATCTTGGCAGTCTCTAGCCAGACCAAGGCAGTAGCCGGAATCCCCGGAGCCCCCGCGAGGGTTTCGTTCGCGAAGATTCGCGAACCCCTCGAGGTTCCTGGACTCCTCGATCTACAGACAGACTCCTTCGAATGGTTGATCGGCTCCGAGCGCTGGCGCGCGAAGGCTGCCGAACGTGGTGACGGTCCCGTCGTCGGAGGCCTGGAGGAGGTCCTCGAGGAGATCTCCCCGATCGAGGATTTCTCGGGCTCGATGTCCCTGTCCTTCTCCGATCCGCGCTTCGACGAGGTCAAGGCCTCCGTCGAGGAGTGCAAGGACAAGGACATGACGTACGCGGCTCCGCTGTTCGTCACCGCCGAGTTCATCAACAACAACACCGGCGAGATCAAGAGCCAGACGGTCTTCATGGGTGACTTCCCGATGATGACCGACAAGGGCACCTTCATCATCAACGGCACCGAGCGTGTCGTGGTGTCGCAGCTCGTGCGTTCGCCGGGCGTCTACTTCGACAAGACCGTCGACAAGAGCACCGAGAAGGACCTGCACAGCGTCAAGGTCATCCCGGGCCGCGGCGCCTGGCTGGAGTTCGACGTCGACAAGCGCGACACCGTCGGTGTCCGCATCGACCGCAAGCGCCGTCAGCCGGTCACCGTCCTGCTCAAGGCCCTCGGCTGGTCCACCGAGCAGATCGTCGAGCGTTTCGGGTTCTCCGAGATCATGATGTCGACGCTGGAGAAGGACAACACCGCCGGCACCGACGAGGCGCTGCTCGACATCTACCGCAAGCTCCGTCCGGGCGAGCCGCCGACCAAGGAGTCCGCGCAGACCCTGCTGGAGAACCTCTTCTTCAAGGACAAGCGCTACGACCTGGCGCGTGTGGGCCGTTACAAGATCAACCGCAAGCTCGGCCTCAACGCCGGCCAGCCGATCCAGGCGTCGACCCTCACCGAGGAAGACATCGTCGCCACGATCGAGTACCTCGTGCGTCTGCACGCGGGCGAGACCAAGATGACCGTCCCCGGCGGCGTCGAGGTTCCCGTCGAGGTCGACGACATCGACCACTTCGGCAACCGTCGTTTGCGCACGGTCGGCGAGCTCATCCAGAACCAGATCCGTGTGGGCCTGTCCCGCATGGAGCGCGTGGTCCGCGAGCGCATGACCACTCAGGACGTCGAGGCGATCACGCCGCAGTCGCTGATCAACATCCGTCCGGTCGTCGCTGCGATCAAGGAGTTCTTCGGAACCTCCCAGCTGTCGCAGTTCATGGACCAGAACAACCCGCTGTCGGGCCTGACCCACAAGCGTCGCCTGTCGGCCCTCGGCCCCGGTGGTCTGTCGCGTGAGCGCGCCGGCCTCGAGGTCCGCGACGTCCACCCGTCGCACTACGGCCGTATGTGCCCGATCGAGACCCCGGAAGGCCCGAACATCGGCCTGATCGGTTCGCTCTCGGTCTACGCCCGGGTCAACCCCTTCGGTTTCATCGAGACGCCGTACCGCAAGGTCGTCGACGGTGTCGTCACCGACGAGGTCGAGTACCTGACCGCCGACGAGGAGGATCGTTACCTCATCGCGCAGGCGAACTCGCCGGTGACCTCGGAGAACCGTTTCGCCGAGGACCGCGTGCTCGTCCGCAAGAAGGGCGCGGAGATCGAGTACGTCCCGGCCGACCAGGTCGAGTACATGGACGTCTCGCCGCGCCAGATGGTGTCGGTCGCGACCGCCATGATCCCGTTCCTCGAGCACGACGACGCCAACCGTGCCCTCATGGGTGCGAACATGCAGCGTCAGGCCGTGCCGCTGGTGCGCAGCGAGGCCCCGGTCGTCGGCACCGGCATGGAGCTGCGTGCCGCCGTCGACGCCGGCGACGTCATCGTCACCGAGAAGAGCGGTGTCATCGAGGAGGTCTCCGCGGACTTCATCACGGTGATGGCCGACGACGGCACCCGCAAGACCTACCGTCTGCGCAAGTTCGAGCGTTCCAACCAGGGCACCTGCGCCAACCAGCGTCCGATCGTGGACGAGGGCCAGCGCGTCGAGGCCGGTCAGGTCCTCGCCGACGGCCCCTGCACCGAGAACGGTGAGATGGCGCTCGGCAAGAACCTGCTCGTGGCGATCATGCCGTGGGAGGGCCACAACTACGAGGACGCGATCATCCTGTCGCAGCGCCTCGTGGAGGAGGACGTGCTCACCTCGATCCACATCGAGGAGCACGAGATCGACGCCCGCGACACCAAGCTCGGTGCCGAGGAGATCACCCGCGACATCCCGAACGTCTCGGACGAGGTCCTCGCAGATCTCGACGAGCGCGGCATCGTCCGCATCGGTGCCGAGGTCCGCGACGGCGACATCCTCGTCGGCAAGGTCACCCCGAAGGGCGAGACCGAGCTGACCCCCGAGGAGCGCCTGCTCCGCGCGATCTTCGGTGAGAAGGCGCGCGAGGTGCGCGACACCTCGCTGAAGGTGCCCCACGGTGAGAGCGGCAAGGTCATCGGCGTCCGCGTGTTCTCGCGCGAGGACGACGACGATCTGCCCCCGGGTGTCAACGAGCTCGTGCGGGTCTACGTCGCCCAGAAGCGCAAGATCCAGGACGGCGACAAGCTCGCCGGCCGCCACGGCAACAAGGGCGTCATCGGCAAGATCCTCCCGCAGGAGGACATGCCGTTCCTGCCCGACGGCACCCCGGTCGACATCATCCTGAACACCCACGGTGTTCCGCGTCGTATGAACATCGGCCAGGTGCTCGAGACGCACCTCGGCTGGATCGGCAAGGCCGGCTGGAAGATCCAGGTCGCCGACGACGGTTCCCGTCCCGAGTGGGCGCAGAACCTGTCCGAGGAGATGCTGGCGGCCGAGCCGAACACCAACATCGCCACCCCTGTGTTCGACGGTGCACGCGAGGAGGAGCTGACGGGTCTGCTGTCCTCGACGCTGCCGAACCGCGACGGTGAGGTCATGGTCGGCCCCGACGGCAAGGCGACGCTCTTCGACGGGCGTTCCGGCGAGCCGTTCCCGTACCCGGTGTCGGTCGGCTACATGTACATCATCAAGCTGCACCACCTGGTCGACGACAAGATCCACGCGCGTTCGACCGGCCCGTACTCGATGATCACCCAGCAGCCGCTCGGCGGTAAGGCCCAGTTCGGTGGCCAGCGCTTCGGTGAGATGGAGTGCTGGGCCATGCAGGCCTACGGTGCCGCGTACACGCTCCAGGAACTCCTCACGATCAAGTCCGACGACGTGGTGGGCCGCGTCAAGGTCTACGAGGCGATCGTCAAGGGCGAGAACATCCCGGAGCCGGGCATCCCCGAGTCGTTCAAGGTTCTCCTCAAGGAGCTCCAGTCGCTGTGCCTGAACGTGGAGGTGCTCTCCAGCGACGGCGCCGCCATCGCCATGGCGGACGGCGACGACGAGGACCTCGAGCGGGCGGCCGCCAACCTGGGCATCAACCTTTCCCGCAACGAGTCGGCCACGGTCGACGACCTCGCGAACTAG
- a CDS encoding FAD-dependent oxidoreductase, giving the protein MAYVITQTCCNDASCVAVCPVNCIHPTPDEPEFATAEMLHIDPKTCIDCGACADACPVEAILPDDKLDPSQARFAEINADYYSAHPVPEGWHPLVPIPAPPRDRGTLRVAIVGAGPAACYAAQELLERSDVEVEMFDRLPTPFGLVRAGVAPDHPGTKAVTESFERSFRRDEFALHLDTEIGRDLTHDELLDHHHAVLYATGASSDRRLGIPGEDLPGSHAATEFVAWYNGHPDHADHTFDLSGERAVIVGNGNVALDVARILTMDVDELARTDIADHALQALRQSNIREVVLLGRRGPAQAAYSNPEFLALGDLTGVDVVIDDAELDLDPASARAVDTDPATALRVRLAREYAQRPPRAGHRRIVFRYLAAPHEILGEDRVTGLRIERTALVEDGDRLTARPTGEFEDLDAALVLRSIGYRAVPIPGVPFDDTRGIVPNEGGRVVPGVYVAGWAKRGPNGVIGTNKGCAKETVAALLADFDSGALPTPRGDRRALNRLLAQRRPDRVDLDGWHAIDAAERRAGRAQGRPRVKITDRGALVGLGRRRRRLPLLTGLRR; this is encoded by the coding sequence ATGGCCTACGTGATCACCCAGACCTGCTGCAACGACGCGAGCTGCGTCGCGGTCTGCCCCGTGAACTGCATCCACCCCACGCCGGACGAGCCCGAATTCGCGACGGCCGAGATGCTCCACATCGACCCGAAGACCTGCATCGACTGCGGTGCCTGTGCCGACGCCTGCCCGGTCGAGGCGATCCTGCCCGACGACAAACTCGACCCCTCCCAGGCACGCTTCGCCGAGATCAACGCCGACTACTACTCGGCGCACCCGGTCCCCGAGGGCTGGCACCCCCTCGTGCCCATCCCCGCCCCGCCACGCGACCGCGGCACCCTCCGGGTCGCCATCGTCGGCGCCGGCCCCGCCGCCTGCTACGCCGCCCAGGAACTGCTCGAACGCTCCGACGTCGAGGTCGAGATGTTCGACCGTCTCCCCACCCCCTTCGGGCTCGTGCGCGCCGGCGTCGCACCCGACCACCCCGGCACCAAGGCCGTCACCGAGTCGTTCGAACGGTCGTTCCGCCGCGACGAGTTCGCCCTGCACCTCGACACCGAGATCGGTCGCGACCTCACCCACGACGAACTGCTCGACCACCACCACGCCGTCCTCTACGCCACCGGCGCGTCCTCCGACCGCCGCCTCGGCATCCCCGGCGAGGACCTGCCCGGCAGTCACGCCGCCACCGAATTCGTCGCCTGGTACAACGGCCACCCCGACCACGCCGACCACACCTTCGACCTGTCCGGCGAACGCGCCGTGATCGTCGGCAACGGCAACGTCGCCCTCGACGTCGCACGGATCCTCACCATGGACGTCGACGAACTCGCCCGCACCGACATCGCCGACCACGCCCTGCAGGCGCTGCGGCAGAGCAACATCCGCGAAGTGGTCCTCCTCGGCCGCCGCGGACCGGCCCAGGCCGCCTACAGCAACCCCGAATTCCTCGCCCTCGGCGACCTCACCGGCGTCGACGTCGTGATCGACGACGCCGAACTCGACCTCGACCCGGCCAGTGCCCGCGCCGTCGACACCGACCCGGCCACCGCCCTGCGCGTGCGGCTCGCCCGCGAGTACGCCCAGCGGCCCCCGCGCGCCGGGCACCGCCGCATCGTCTTCCGTTATCTCGCTGCGCCGCACGAGATCCTCGGCGAGGATCGCGTCACCGGCCTGCGGATCGAACGCACCGCACTCGTCGAGGACGGCGACCGGCTCACGGCCCGCCCCACCGGTGAGTTCGAGGACCTGGACGCCGCGCTCGTCCTGCGCTCGATCGGATACCGGGCGGTGCCGATCCCCGGCGTGCCCTTCGACGACACCCGCGGCATCGTCCCCAACGAGGGCGGCCGCGTCGTTCCCGGCGTCTACGTCGCCGGCTGGGCCAAGCGGGGCCCGAACGGCGTCATCGGCACCAACAAGGGCTGCGCCAAGGAGACCGTCGCCGCGCTGCTCGCCGACTTCGACTCCGGCGCGCTGCCCACCCCGCGCGGCGACCGGCGGGCCCTGAACCGGCTGCTCGCGCAGCGCCGCCCCGACCGTGTCGACCTCGACGGCTGGCATGCCATCGATGCCGCCGAGCGTCGCGCCGGACGTGCCCAGGGACGTCCCCGGGTCAAGATCACCGACCGCGGCGCACTCGTCGGACTCGGTCGCCGCCGGCGCCGGCTGCCGCTGCTCACGGGCCTGCGGCGCTGA